TTGATTCTCAACGCTGCTATCAACCACCAAACGAGCAATGGCGAGACGACCGCTAATCAGCTGAGCTTGAGTTAGCTTATCCACCGTTATTTTCTTAATTAAATTATTATCGGTGAAGTTAAAATCAATGTCGCCTTTTGAAATAGTGATTCTATTCATTTCAATAAGTTGCTTCACCTGCGCTTTATACTCTTTAGATAAAGCCGCTTGTTTTTGTTGTTCACTTAGCTGTTTATCACGCTCAAGCTGCGCTTTTTTATTTTCTTCCACAGCTTCTCTTGCTTCACGAGCCTGAACGCGTGATTTCTTCGCCGTTCTTTGGACTTTGGCCATTTTTTTGCTGGTCACTAATCCCGCTTTTAGCATCTGCTCTTGTAAGGTGAGCTTTGTCATCTTCGTTCCTAAACCCGTTGAATAATATGTGGGATTATACCTGTAATTTTTGAGGCTGCACCAGGTTGCAGGGGCCGATCGCGGTGTGGAGTGAGTTTGGAGGGGCTAGCAGAAACAATGCCGAAATTCTGCTAATGAGTAGCGCAGAGATTTCGGCACAGGATCAGTCCGAATGATGTCAGACCTTGAGCAGTTTCGCCGTGGCATCGATGTCTATCTCATCTTCCGAGAAGATTAACGTCGTTCCCTGGAAGGTGGTGATCGCCAGTTTTTTCAGCGAGCGCATTTCACCCGGCTTAGCGGTTGATTTCGGCCTGATGCTACCCATCAGTGCCCCCACAGACAGCACCGTATTTTCTTTATCAATGCGGATATCGACAGGCACTTCTTCACTGTAAACCAGATAAGATTTTATCGATGTGAGCTTAATGCGCTCACCTGCGATATAGATGTATTTGCTTTCTGGTAGGACTTTCACAGCATACGCTGACAGCCCCTTGTTATTCGTGGTGGGCTCGAAAGTGACCGCCGCATCTTTCTTAATCAGATCGGGGTTGGCGACCTTAATCACATGAAAATAACGGTTCTCACCGTTTTCATCTTTGATAAATCCAAAGCCCTTATCTTTAAACCAGGTTGTGATCGTTCCGTTCATCGCCATTACCGCCTACTTAATCGTTTATCTACTCAGTTTTTGCAGCGCGCAGTGTAAAGCACAATGCCTGCGCAGACTACGTCTTTGGGTTAAGTATTGATGATAAATTTCTGGTATGCGAAGGAACATTCCCGATGCCGATTCCCCAGCATCGGGAAAGATCCATTTAGCTGATATCACCACCGTTAGTAGCAATCACTTTCTGATACCAGTGGAACGATTTCTTCTTATAGCGATTTCCGCTGCCGGAGATCGTGTCATCCAGTTCGACGTAGATGAAGCCGTAGCGTTTGCTCATCTCGCCGGTAGACATGCTGACCAGATCGATGCAACCCCACGGGGTATATCCCATCAGTTCGACGCCGTCGGCAATCGCGTCTGCCATTGCTTCGATGTGCTGACGCAGATAGTTGATGCGATAGTCATCGGCAATGTAATGATCTGCATCCGGCTTATCCACCGCACCCAGACCGTTTTCGACGATAAACAGCGGTTTTTCGTAGCGGTCATACAGTTGGTTGAGCGCAATTCGCAGCCCCACCGGATCGATTTCCCAGCCCCATTCGCTGGCTTCCAGGAACGGATTGCGCGCCCCGCCCAGCAGGTTACCGTGGGCCGCCGCCGCATCCGGGTCAGTTTTATAGGTGGTGGAAGACATGTAGTAGCTGAAGCCGATATAGTCGACGGTGTGCTGTTTAATCAGCTCCAGATCCCCCGGCTGAATATCCAGTGTGACGCCCAGCGACTGCCACAGACTTTTCGCGTAGTAGGGATATTTCCCGCCCGCCTGCACGTCCGCGCAGTAAAAGTTAAATGACTGCGTCTCTTTCAGCGCCGCCAACTGATTGATGGGGTTGCAGTCATAGGCGTAGTTAGTGGCAAACAGAATCATGCAGCCAATCTGGATCTGCGGATGGGTCTCATGCGCAATTTTCACCGCCAGACTACTGGCGACAAACTGGTTATGCCACGCCTGGAACTTCGCCTGTGGCTCCAACGCGCCGGTTTGTACCGTCAGCCCCTGACTCATGATCGGGAAGTGGGCCGCGCTGTTGATCTCGTTAAAGGTCATCCAGTACTTCACTTTGTGGCCGAAGCGCTCAAGCACCGTGCGGGCAAAACGCTCGAAGTGGCCGATTAACTCACGGTTTTTCCAGCCGTCAAAAACGGTGGCAAGGTGCAGCGGCATCTCATAGTGAGAGATCGTAATTACGGGCTCAATGCCGTGAGCGATGCAGGTATCAATCACCTGTTCGTAATGACTCAACCCCGCTTCGTTGGGCTGTTGCTCAACGCCGTTCGGGTAGATACGCGTCCAGGCAATGGAAAAGCGATAGCATTTGAAGCCCATCTCGGCAAACAGCGCAATATCTTCACGGAAGCGATGGTAGTGATCGATGCCTTTATGGTTAGGATAGGTGTAACGCTGCTCATCCAGCGCGAAGTCAAACGCGTCGGAAGCCACGATGCTTAAACGCGCTTTACCGCCGGGAATGGCATCCACAATCGACAGCCCTTTGCCGTCGATATTGTAGGCCCCTTCGACCTGATTCGCTGCGGTTGCCCCGCCCCACATAAAGCCGTGCGGAAATTTTTCGCTCATGGCACTTATCCTTTATCAATGCTGATTATTTATCGATGATGATTCTTTAATGTCGTGGTTCTGCCTGACGTTGCTTTGATTCAGCACGACCCGAATGGCGGAAATTCTAGAGGAAAAAAGAGGGCATGAACAGAAATAAGAAACCGGTTGCATATCCGGTTTATGCGGTTCTGCCAGCCTAGAGACATTCGCCACGGATAGCGGATTACACGTTATTCTTTCGTCTTCTGAGGCACTTTTCGCGTGGCTGACTTGCTCGTTTGATTGCGCATCTGGCTCTTTCGATGCGTGGTCTCCACGAGTTTCCTGAACGTCGGACACGCCATATGCGATGGCGCAGAACAGTCGGCAACGTGCCGCAGCGTGTCACGCAATACCTTCAACTCCTGAATTTGCCGATCGATGTCGTCGGCCTTCTGATGCAGCGCGGCGCGGGGCAAATCCGGCACCCCATCCTTGTTAAACATGCCGGCGATTTCTTGTAGTGAAAATCCCGCCGATTTCCCCATCGTAATCAACCTGAGTTGCAGCAGCACGTCGGCAGGAAACTGCCGCCGAAGCCCATGGCGGGACACCGAAGCAATTAGCCCAATCTCTTCGTAATAACGCAGCGCCGAAGGCTTGATTCCACTCTTCTGCGCGATTTCGCCTATATCCAGAAATTTCATGCTTGACCTCAAGTCGACTTTAATTCGTAGCATGCTCTGGAACCCACATTCTGACAAGGATAAAAAATGACAATTAACCAACCGGGCGAACCAGAGCACGCCAAATCGGGGGTCACCCTCACACTGGCACTCGCAATACTGTCGGCCTCGCTGGGAACAAGCATTGCCAATATTGCCCTTCCGACGCTGACAGCCGTATTTTCAGCGCCCTTCGCGCAGGTGCAGGCCGTTGTCATCGCCTATCTTGCGGCCATGGCGCTTTCGGTTGTGATCGCGGGTCGTGTTGGCGATCGCTATGGGCTGAAACCCGTTTTTATTGCAGGTCTTGTACTCTTCGCCATCGCGTCGCTGCTGTGCGCCATTGCCCCCCAGCTGTGGTCGCTTATCGGGGCAAGAGCACTTCAGGGGATCGGTGCAGCCTTCCTGATGACGCTCGGTATGGCACTGCTGAGGCAAACAGCCGGTGAGAAGCATGTCGGGCGAGCAATGGGTATAGTGGGAACAGTATCCGCACTCGGTACCGCGCTTGGCCCTTCTGTCGGAGGGTTCCTTCTTGCGATAGCGGGATGGCGTAGCCTGTTCTGGATACAGATCCCGCTAGTCACGATCGTTCTGTTCATGGCCTTTGCTCTATTGCCAGCCACGCCAGTGAAGGAAAAAGCGTCGCCCTCAGGGGGATTGTCGTTGCGGAACACCACGCTGTTGTCGAATCTCACGATCAATGCGGCCGTCACCGCCGTTATTATGACGACGTTA
This genomic interval from Pectobacterium aquaticum contains the following:
- a CDS encoding DUF2058 domain-containing protein, translated to MTKLTLQEQMLKAGLVTSKKMAKVQRTAKKSRVQAREAREAVEENKKAQLERDKQLSEQQKQAALSKEYKAQVKQLIEMNRITISKGDIDFNFTDNNLIKKITVDKLTQAQLISGRLAIARLVVDSSVENQYVIIPASVADKIAQRDANSIVLNSALSQEEQDEDDPYADFKVPDDLMW
- a CDS encoding cold-shock protein, translated to MAMNGTITTWFKDKGFGFIKDENGENRYFHVIKVANPDLIKKDAAVTFEPTTNNKGLSAYAVKVLPESKYIYIAGERIKLTSIKSYLVYSEEVPVDIRIDKENTVLSVGALMGSIRPKSTAKPGEMRSLKKLAITTFQGTTLIFSEDEIDIDATAKLLKV
- a CDS encoding glycoside hydrolase family 1 protein, translated to MSEKFPHGFMWGGATAANQVEGAYNIDGKGLSIVDAIPGGKARLSIVASDAFDFALDEQRYTYPNHKGIDHYHRFREDIALFAEMGFKCYRFSIAWTRIYPNGVEQQPNEAGLSHYEQVIDTCIAHGIEPVITISHYEMPLHLATVFDGWKNRELIGHFERFARTVLERFGHKVKYWMTFNEINSAAHFPIMSQGLTVQTGALEPQAKFQAWHNQFVASSLAVKIAHETHPQIQIGCMILFATNYAYDCNPINQLAALKETQSFNFYCADVQAGGKYPYYAKSLWQSLGVTLDIQPGDLELIKQHTVDYIGFSYYMSSTTYKTDPDAAAAHGNLLGGARNPFLEASEWGWEIDPVGLRIALNQLYDRYEKPLFIVENGLGAVDKPDADHYIADDYRINYLRQHIEAMADAIADGVELMGYTPWGCIDLVSMSTGEMSKRYGFIYVELDDTISGSGNRYKKKSFHWYQKVIATNGGDIS
- a CDS encoding helix-turn-helix domain-containing protein, producing MKFLDIGEIAQKSGIKPSALRYYEEIGLIASVSRHGLRRQFPADVLLQLRLITMGKSAGFSLQEIAGMFNKDGVPDLPRAALHQKADDIDRQIQELKVLRDTLRHVADCSAPSHMACPTFRKLVETTHRKSQMRNQTSKSATRKVPQKTKE
- a CDS encoding MFS transporter → MTINQPGEPEHAKSGVTLTLALAILSASLGTSIANIALPTLTAVFSAPFAQVQAVVIAYLAAMALSVVIAGRVGDRYGLKPVFIAGLVLFAIASLLCAIAPQLWSLIGARALQGIGAAFLMTLGMALLRQTAGEKHVGRAMGIVGTVSALGTALGPSVGGFLLAIAGWRSLFWIQIPLVTIVLFMAFALLPATPVKEKASPSGGLSLRNTTLLSNLTINAAVTAVIMTTLIVGPYYLGLGLGLKETLVGLVMAIGPAVATFSGIPSGRLVDTWGFGQALIVGLTLVIAGTFMLAILPNLLGVTGYILAIIVLTPGYQLFQAANNTATLAEVPGNQRGTVSGLLNLSRNIGLIVGASIMGQVFALGVGTEDFAHAAPTSLAHGMQLTFFLAGGMVLAALVFTRLPSWAARAHSAKSQGKR